A stretch of the Ictidomys tridecemlineatus isolate mIctTri1 chromosome 5, mIctTri1.hap1, whole genome shotgun sequence genome encodes the following:
- the LOC120886356 gene encoding uncharacterized protein LOC120886356: protein MAASARGRVRARDVGMGTGVGTGAGAGAGWRVRRRLRRSGLALGVQAAGLLFVSAAPKWLRRARRRTPPDDVGSRRAGDGTQDLVPVEKALESLSRPSAEDTSPGAGMGPSSLT, encoded by the exons ATGGCCGCGAGCGCCAGAGGCCGGGTGCGGGCGCGGGATGTGGGTATGGGTACCGGTGTGGGAACGGGTGCGGGAGCGGGCGCGGGCTGGCGGGTGCGGCGGCGGCTGCGGCGCTCGGGGCTGGCGCTCGGGGTACAGGCGGCGGGTTTGCTCTTTGTCTCCGCCGCTCCAAAATGGCTGCGGCGAGCCAGGCGGAGGACACCGCCGGACGACGTGGGCTCCCGCCG tgctggggatggaacccaggatctgGTTCCTGTAG AGAAAGCCCTAGAGAGCCTGAGCAGACCTTCAGCTGAGGACACAAGCCCAGGAGCTGGGATGGGACCCAGCAGCCTGACCTGA